The Mesorhizobium sp. AR10 genome includes the window CCTCGCGCGAAATGCGCATGGCGTTGGTGGTTTCGGTGAACAGCGTGGGCTGGAGATAGAAGCCTGGCGTTTCGCGATCGAGCCGCCCGCCGCCGAAGGCGAGGTTGGCGCCCTCCTTGCTGCCTATGGCGATGTAGTCCTCGTCCTGCTTCAGCTGGCTGCCGTCGACGACCGGGCCGATCTGGGTTTTCGCATCCAGCGCGTCGCCGACGACCAGGCTGCCCATGCGATCCTTCAGCGCATCGACGAAGCGGTCGTGAATGCCTTCCGTCACAACCAGGCGGGACGACGCCGTGCAGCGCTGGCCGGTCGAGAAGTAGGCGCCGTTGAGCGCACAATCGACGGCCACCACAAGGTCGGCGTCGTCGAGCACGACAAGCGGGTTCTTGCCGCCCATTTCGAGCTGGAACTTGCGCATGTGTTCGACGCTGGCGGCAGCCACGCGCTTGCCGGTGCCGACCGAGCCGGTGAAGGTGATTGCATTGAGGTCGGGGCTGTCGAGCATGGCCTGGCCGACAATCGATCCCTTGCCCATGACGAGGTTGAGCACGCCCTTGGGCAGGCCGGCGCGGTGCAGGATGTCGACGATGGTCCAGGCGCTCTCGGGAACCAGTTCGGCCGGCTTGAAGACAATGGTGTTGCCGTAGGCCAGGGCCGGAGCGATCTTCCACGCCGGAATGGCAATCGGGAAATTCCACGGCGTGATGATGCCGACCACACCGACGGCTTCGCGCGTCATCTCGACACCGACGCCCGGCCGCACGCTCGGGACCGTTTCGCCCGACAGGCGCAGCGTTTCACCGGCGAAGAAATCGAAGAGCTGGGCGGCCCGGATTGTCTCGCCGATGCCTTCGACCAGCGTCTTGCCTTCCTCGCGCGCCAACGACCGGCCGATTTCATCTTTCCGCGCCATGATCTCGTCCGAAGCCTTCTTCAGCACCGCATGGCGCACCAGCGGCGCCGAGCGCGACCAGGCCGGAAAGGCCGCTTTCGCAGCCGCAATGGCTTGCCGGGCCTGTTCCGCGCCGGCTGATGCATATTCGCCAACGACATCGCCTGTATTCGAAGGGTTGATGTTGCGGGAGCCGGCCTCGCCCAGCCACTCGCCGTCGATCAGGTTTTTACGAAACAGGGTCATGTCGCTGTCTTCCTTGAGTGGTTCGCTGATGTTGCTGTCCGATCGCGCCATTTATCAGACAAATGATGACACTGCGAGGGCAGCGATTATGGATAGCCGATGGCGCGTGGCGCTGGAAGCCGACGCGCACCATTTTGCCGGGGCCGGGAACGAAACCCGGCCTTCTTGTCAGGCTGCGAAAGACCAGAACAGGCAGGCCAGCGTCGCCGCGGCAAAGATAACAAAGAACAGGCTTCTCAGCAGGACATTGCGCCGCAGCTCGTTCATGGTGACGTGGCACCCGACAATGGCGGCGACGAACAGGAAGCGCCAGTTCAGCAGTGCCCACAGGACACCGCTCTGACCGAAAG containing:
- a CDS encoding aldehyde dehydrogenase family protein: MTLFRKNLIDGEWLGEAGSRNINPSNTGDVVGEYASAGAEQARQAIAAAKAAFPAWSRSAPLVRHAVLKKASDEIMARKDEIGRSLAREEGKTLVEGIGETIRAAQLFDFFAGETLRLSGETVPSVRPGVGVEMTREAVGVVGIITPWNFPIAIPAWKIAPALAYGNTIVFKPAELVPESAWTIVDILHRAGLPKGVLNLVMGKGSIVGQAMLDSPDLNAITFTGSVGTGKRVAAASVEHMRKFQLEMGGKNPLVVLDDADLVVAVDCALNGAYFSTGQRCTASSRLVVTEGIHDRFVDALKDRMGSLVVGDALDAKTQIGPVVDGSQLKQDEDYIAIGSKEGANLAFGGGRLDRETPGFYLQPTLFTETTNAMRISREEIFGPVANVIRVKDYDEALAVANDTPFGLTSGICTSSLKHATHFKRNSEAGMVMVNLPTAGVDFHVPFGGRKGSSYGPREQGRYAAEFYTTVKTAYTFAG